The Caballeronia sp. SL2Y3 genome includes a window with the following:
- a CDS encoding NAD(P) transhydrogenase subunit alpha — MDVINHTVINLIIFVLAIYVGYHVVWNVTPALHTPLMAVTNAISAIVIVGAMLAVGLTVGGTGKFFGALAVLLAAVNVFGGFLVTRRMLEMFKKKEPRKLTSKEGA; from the coding sequence ATGGACGTCATCAACCATACGGTGATCAACCTCATCATCTTCGTGCTGGCGATCTACGTCGGCTATCACGTGGTCTGGAACGTGACGCCCGCGCTGCATACGCCGCTCATGGCCGTCACGAACGCCATTTCGGCGATCGTGATCGTCGGCGCGATGCTCGCGGTCGGTCTCACGGTCGGCGGCACCGGCAAGTTCTTCGGCGCGCTCGCGGTGCTGCTCGCGGCGGTGAACGTGTTCGGCGGCTTTCTCGTCACGCGGCGCATGCTCGAAATGTTCAAGAAGAAGGAGCCGAGAAAGCTGACCAGCAAGGAGGGCGCGTAA